A part of Paenibacillus sp. sptzw28 genomic DNA contains:
- the cysT gene encoding sulfate ABC transporter permease subunit CysT, producing MKGSKSASTAKNKQRSVLPGFRLSLGFTVFYLSIIVLIPLASVFMKASGLGWDQFWHTVTNARVVASYRVSFLTSFFAALVNLVFGLLVAWVLVRYQFPGKKLVDSLVDLPFALPTAVAGIALTTIYAPNGWIGSLLEPLGIKVAFTPLGITVALIFIGLPFVVRTVQPVLQDLDNETEEAAVMLGAYRWSTFRRIILPELLPPLLTGFALAFARGIGEYGSVVFISGNMPMKTEIAPLLIMTKLEQFDYQGATAIAVVMLVASFLMLLLINYLQWRSNRRLISE from the coding sequence ATGAAAGGTTCCAAATCTGCATCCACAGCCAAAAACAAGCAGAGGAGCGTTCTGCCCGGATTCAGGCTGTCGCTCGGATTCACGGTCTTTTATTTGAGCATCATTGTGCTGATTCCATTGGCCAGCGTGTTTATGAAGGCTTCCGGCCTCGGCTGGGACCAATTTTGGCACACGGTAACTAACGCGCGGGTTGTTGCGTCGTATCGGGTCAGCTTCCTCACCTCGTTCTTTGCAGCCCTTGTGAATCTGGTATTCGGACTTCTTGTTGCCTGGGTACTTGTGAGATATCAATTTCCGGGTAAGAAGCTGGTCGACAGTCTGGTGGATCTTCCCTTTGCGCTTCCGACGGCAGTAGCCGGTATCGCGCTGACAACGATATATGCGCCGAACGGATGGATCGGCTCGCTGCTCGAGCCGCTTGGCATCAAGGTCGCTTTCACGCCGCTCGGTATTACTGTAGCGCTCATTTTTATCGGGCTGCCATTTGTGGTCCGTACCGTGCAGCCTGTACTGCAGGATCTTGACAACGAGACGGAGGAAGCGGCAGTCATGCTGGGCGCTTACCGATGGAGCACGTTTCGCAGGATTATACTGCCTGAGCTGCTGCCGCCGTTGCTGACCGGATTTGCGCTGGCATTTGCCAGAGGAATCGGGGAGTACGGTTCGGTCGTATTCATCTCCGGCAATATGCCGATGAAGACGGAAATCGCACCGCTGCTCATCATGACGAAGCTTGAACAGTTCGACTACCAGGGAGCTACCGCAATCGCGGTCGTCATGCTGGTCGCCTCGTTCCTGATGCTGCTGCTCATTAACTACCTGCAATGGCGGAGCAACCGCCGGCTTATATCGGAATAG
- a CDS encoding sulfate ABC transporter substrate-binding protein has product MKKKNRFPLQALIVFIVAGVALAGCGSGPNNTGSSDGQKNAASGSGTSSGSVNTSAEPKKPVELLNVSYDPTRELYESYNKLFAAYWKKENNQDVTVKQSHGGSGAQSRAVVEGLKADVVTLALGYDIDAIAAKGLIAPDWQNKLADSSSPYTSTIVFLVRKGNPKGITDWNDLIKPGVQVITPNPKTSGGARWNYLAAWGYALRQNGGNEEKAKAFVTKLYKNVPVLDTGARGSTTTFVEKGIGDVLIAWENEALLSVNELGKDKFQIVYPSISILAEPPVAVVDKVVDKDGNRNVSEAYLKYLYSEPAQKLIAENYYRPQLASVAEQFKAQFPPLKMITIGDFGGWAEVQKKHFADGGVFDQIYAPGS; this is encoded by the coding sequence ATGAAAAAGAAAAATCGTTTTCCGCTGCAGGCTTTGATTGTTTTCATAGTTGCGGGAGTCGCGCTGGCAGGGTGCGGAAGCGGTCCGAACAATACAGGCAGCTCAGACGGACAGAAGAATGCTGCGAGCGGGTCCGGTACATCATCCGGCTCTGTCAATACCTCGGCGGAGCCCAAGAAGCCGGTGGAACTGCTTAACGTATCTTATGATCCGACCCGGGAGCTGTACGAAAGCTACAATAAGCTGTTTGCGGCCTATTGGAAGAAAGAGAACAACCAGGATGTAACCGTTAAGCAGTCCCATGGCGGTTCAGGCGCGCAATCGCGTGCCGTCGTCGAAGGTCTGAAGGCGGATGTCGTTACGCTTGCGCTTGGCTACGACATAGATGCCATTGCGGCTAAAGGGCTGATTGCCCCCGATTGGCAGAATAAGTTGGCTGACAGCAGCTCTCCGTACACCTCTACAATCGTATTTCTCGTTCGTAAGGGAAACCCGAAAGGGATTACAGATTGGAACGATCTTATTAAACCCGGTGTTCAAGTTATTACGCCAAACCCGAAGACAAGCGGCGGAGCCCGTTGGAATTACCTTGCTGCCTGGGGCTATGCGCTGAGGCAAAACGGCGGGAACGAGGAGAAAGCGAAAGCGTTTGTCACCAAGCTGTATAAAAACGTTCCCGTTCTCGACACTGGCGCCCGCGGCTCGACGACAACCTTCGTAGAGAAAGGCATCGGGGATGTCCTTATTGCTTGGGAGAACGAGGCGCTGCTATCCGTGAACGAGCTCGGCAAGGACAAATTCCAAATTGTTTACCCATCTATAAGCATATTGGCGGAGCCGCCGGTAGCCGTTGTCGATAAAGTTGTCGATAAAGACGGAAACAGGAATGTGTCGGAGGCCTATTTAAAATACCTGTATTCGGAGCCGGCGCAGAAGCTGATTGCGGAGAACTATTACCGCCCGCAGCTCGCTTCCGTGGCCGAACAGTTTAAAGCACAATTTCCACCGCTGAAAATGATCACAATTGGCGACTTCGGTGGTTGGGCCGAAGTACAAAAGAAACATTTTGCAGACGGCGGCGTATTCGATCAAATTTATGCGCCGGGGTCATAA
- the dnaI gene encoding primosomal protein DnaI, whose amino-acid sequence MESLGELLKQWPSGNAALQQADRIMAELLEDPLIERLRSKHPELSQETLRLHLNRLYQYVKEYRNCSNCPGLDRCPNDFEGHYTLLSCETIGDLVQLTDRKVTCKKLLTRQSEEQIRSRVRSFYVDETALSRGYSADEILTNDLERMKAVGQLLKYIDRTKEQGLQKEGLYLAGMFGTGKTFLMCYMLHELAKAGFTGAIVYMPEFVEDLKSLMLEPGKLKETVDMMKETDLLIFDDIGAENLNPWVRDHVMGSILNYRMNRKPTFYTSNYNLDALEQHFSFTNKDGDELHKGQRIMDRIRPYVEIVHVTGHNKRGK is encoded by the coding sequence ATGGAATCGCTAGGCGAGCTGCTTAAACAATGGCCGAGCGGCAATGCCGCCCTTCAGCAGGCTGACCGGATAATGGCCGAGCTGCTTGAAGACCCGCTTATTGAACGGCTGCGCAGCAAACATCCGGAGCTAAGCCAAGAGACGCTTCGGCTCCATTTGAACCGGCTGTATCAATATGTCAAGGAATACCGCAACTGTTCCAATTGTCCCGGCTTGGACCGCTGTCCCAACGATTTCGAAGGCCATTATACGCTGCTCTCATGTGAAACGATCGGAGATCTGGTCCAGTTGACCGACCGCAAGGTGACATGCAAGAAGCTGCTGACCAGACAAAGCGAAGAGCAAATCCGGAGCCGGGTCCGCAGCTTTTACGTGGATGAAACGGCTTTGTCCCGGGGCTATTCGGCCGATGAAATACTGACAAACGATCTGGAGCGGATGAAAGCCGTCGGGCAGCTGCTGAAGTATATCGACAGAACGAAGGAACAGGGACTGCAGAAGGAAGGGCTGTATCTGGCGGGTATGTTCGGCACGGGAAAAACATTTCTTATGTGCTACATGCTTCATGAGCTGGCGAAGGCGGGCTTCACCGGAGCGATCGTCTATATGCCGGAATTCGTCGAGGATTTGAAATCGCTTATGCTTGAGCCGGGCAAGCTCAAGGAAACCGTCGATATGATGAAGGAGACGGATTTGCTCATCTTTGACGACATCGGTGCGGAAAACTTGAATCCTTGGGTCCGTGATCATGTGATGGGCTCCATTCTAAACTACCGGATGAACCGGAAGCCGACCTTCTATACCTCCAATTACAATCTGGACGCGCTCGAGCAGCATTTCAGCTTCACGAACAAGGACGGAGATGAGCTCCATAAGGGGCAGCGTATCATGGACCGTATTCGGCCATACGTAGAAATTGTTCATGTAACCGGTCATAACAAACGGGGAAAGTAA
- a CDS encoding helicase DnaB, with the protein MRIGNLHQFTEHHRYYIFRDFSLSAVDRKMIGLIYQPMIGAFAAGLYAQLYQQVADDRVGYSTLEPQRKLFLGLGLEMNERGRQDLVVHSSRLEAVGLLQTSRLGVPDNDDVVYEYELIKPLTPDEFFGSPHLTMLLRDKVGKHSVIELRESFYAKEADELAGAELLKENITVPFYEIFRLNTQGIDLELEQALTEVAPARQAQSRPQLETAGIQYGEIIMRFPRNSSNRSFVERLRGDEEKMAQLNYIAYKYGLTVVDLCRLLDEDDVFGVRGELKIDELQLRASQMYRQDRKRIDERQRIFGRTNAAGADTAAEEGDHSDSDSGDMPDEVGVQAEFYMEVPAQLEGRCDIHQYNMLMRNEPHTRFIARFFPGAVPEWIIRVFEVIDLNYKLHGSVINVLIHYVLGMNDAQRVTKTYIDAVASNMLVKRVDSFEKAVRYVREQIRLESDKERRREAGGGAAASPSRGGATSGGGRGRRKPAISIMQNTPGGAALTPEELEEMRRLARKLDGKT; encoded by the coding sequence ATGCGGATAGGCAACTTGCATCAATTTACGGAGCATCATCGTTATTACATCTTTCGCGATTTCTCGCTGAGCGCGGTAGACCGCAAAATGATCGGCCTTATCTATCAGCCGATGATCGGCGCGTTTGCAGCAGGCCTATACGCGCAGCTGTACCAGCAGGTGGCGGATGACCGGGTGGGCTATTCCACTCTCGAGCCGCAGAGAAAGCTCTTTCTTGGGCTGGGACTCGAAATGAATGAGCGGGGCCGCCAGGACCTGGTCGTTCACTCATCGCGTCTGGAGGCGGTTGGGCTGCTTCAGACGTCTCGTCTGGGCGTTCCGGATAATGACGACGTCGTTTATGAATATGAACTGATCAAGCCGCTGACGCCGGATGAATTCTTCGGCAGCCCGCATTTAACGATGCTGCTGCGCGATAAGGTCGGCAAGCATTCGGTTATCGAGCTTAGGGAATCGTTCTATGCCAAGGAAGCGGACGAGCTGGCAGGCGCCGAGCTTCTGAAGGAAAATATTACGGTGCCGTTCTATGAAATCTTTCGTTTAAATACGCAGGGAATCGATCTGGAGCTGGAACAGGCGCTCACCGAGGTCGCGCCTGCCAGACAAGCGCAGTCAAGGCCCCAACTGGAGACAGCGGGTATTCAGTACGGTGAAATCATAATGCGGTTTCCGCGTAATTCATCGAACCGGAGCTTCGTGGAACGGCTCCGCGGTGATGAGGAGAAAATGGCGCAGCTTAACTATATCGCCTATAAGTACGGTTTAACCGTAGTCGATCTGTGCAGGCTGCTCGATGAGGACGATGTATTCGGCGTCAGAGGGGAGCTTAAGATCGACGAGCTGCAGCTTCGGGCCAGTCAGATGTACAGGCAGGACCGCAAACGCATTGACGAAAGGCAGCGTATATTCGGCCGCACGAATGCAGCAGGTGCGGATACTGCGGCAGAAGAAGGCGATCACTCTGACTCCGATAGCGGCGACATGCCTGACGAAGTGGGAGTACAGGCCGAATTCTATATGGAAGTGCCCGCACAGCTTGAAGGGCGCTGCGATATTCATCAATATAATATGCTGATGCGTAATGAGCCGCATACGAGGTTTATTGCGAGATTTTTCCCAGGCGCAGTGCCTGAGTGGATAATCCGTGTGTTTGAAGTGATCGATCTCAATTATAAGCTTCACGGTTCCGTTATTAATGTGCTCATACACTATGTATTAGGGATGAACGACGCTCAGCGGGTGACGAAGACGTACATAGACGCCGTTGCGTCCAACATGCTTGTCAAGAGAGTCGATTCGTTCGAGAAAGCGGTCCGCTATGTAAGAGAACAGATTCGGCTGGAATCCGATAAGGAGCGGCGGCGCGAAGCGGGCGGGGGCGCAGCGGCTTCCCCTTCCAGGGGGGGCGCAACTTCAGGCGGAGGCCGCGGACGTCGCAAGCCGGCGATCTCAATTATGCAGAACACCCCGGGCGGAGCCGCGCTCACACCTGAGGAACTGGAGGAAATGCGGCGGTTAGCCCGTAAATTGGACGGAAAAACGTGA
- a CDS encoding alpha/beta fold hydrolase, translating to MPFFHNGDVAIHFHEQGDRGVPIVCIHPPCLSSRLFTYLRTELVDKHRIITCDIRGHGYSEPGAAKLTLPLVAEDLRRLLDACGVKKSYLCSYGAGSFPLLTALLAYPDRFCGGIIISGAAAYTDIISRSKLQAAYMTSALKAKDIIAFSSALREADNRTAFQALNSDAKQGDPAKWRDYVGACLDETFERQLPRISLPMLLVYGTADRAGRVNAEAMHHLLPDSELYGVLKAKHQLLMKEPVKAGLVIGQWIERHEEPSIADTLEERSELLQVLAEHGVEGRNEGEAGSRV from the coding sequence GTGCCGTTTTTTCATAATGGAGATGTAGCGATTCATTTTCATGAGCAGGGGGATCGCGGTGTACCGATCGTTTGCATACATCCGCCCTGTCTCAGCAGCAGATTGTTCACGTACCTGCGGACGGAGCTTGTGGACAAGCATCGTATTATTACTTGCGATATCCGCGGTCACGGATACAGCGAGCCAGGTGCGGCCAAGCTCACCCTTCCGCTCGTTGCCGAAGATTTGAGGCGGTTGCTTGACGCTTGCGGCGTGAAGAAATCATATTTGTGCTCATACGGCGCAGGCTCGTTCCCGCTGCTTACTGCACTGCTGGCCTATCCGGACCGCTTCTGCGGCGGAATTATTATTTCCGGTGCCGCAGCTTATACCGATATAATAAGCCGCTCCAAGCTGCAGGCCGCTTATATGACGAGTGCGCTTAAGGCGAAGGATATAATCGCTTTCAGTTCCGCTTTACGGGAGGCGGACAACAGAACGGCATTTCAAGCGCTAAACTCGGATGCGAAGCAGGGGGACCCGGCAAAATGGAGAGATTATGTCGGCGCCTGCCTGGATGAGACGTTCGAGCGGCAGCTTCCGCGTATTAGCCTGCCCATGCTGCTGGTTTATGGTACTGCGGATCGCGCGGGCAGGGTAAATGCGGAGGCGATGCACCACCTGCTTCCCGATAGCGAGCTGTACGGAGTTCTCAAAGCCAAGCATCAGCTGCTGATGAAAGAGCCGGTAAAAGCCGGGCTCGTTATCGGCCAGTGGATAGAGAGGCATGAGGAGCCCTCGATTGCGGACACGCTGGAGGAGCGGAGCGAGCTGCTGCAAGTACTTGCGGAACACGGCGTGGAAGGCAGAAACGAGGGAGAAGCCGGATCGAGAGTTTAA
- a CDS encoding YuiB family protein, whose translation MNTDVDILQLIIATVLFFVMMFGIGFILNMLLKTTWFPIYLFIIVLLPLFIWQTWDNTKTFAGNFTAFTFVDIMPAIGALIGAYVSGATIRALRRGGYKMF comes from the coding sequence ATGAATACGGATGTTGATATTCTGCAGCTCATCATTGCGACGGTATTGTTTTTCGTGATGATGTTCGGAATCGGCTTCATTTTAAATATGCTGCTCAAAACGACATGGTTTCCGATTTACCTGTTCATTATTGTACTTCTGCCGCTCTTTATCTGGCAGACTTGGGATAATACGAAGACATTTGCGGGTAATTTTACTGCATTTACCTTTGTCGATATTATGCCTGCTATCGGGGCATTGATTGGCGCTTATGTGAGCGGGGCGACCATAAGGGCGCTGCGGCGCGGCGGTTACAAAATGTTCTAA
- the hemQ gene encoding hydrogen peroxide-dependent heme synthase — translation MSEAAQTLEGWYALHDFRTIDWQAWKQADASLRNAALGELQSFLSEWQAVEDAKAGSTAFYSIVGQKADFVLMHLRETLEELNALETAFNKSAFAQFTSPAHSYVSVVELSNYMAPPGSDPMQNPDIIARLKPALPKWNHICFYPMNKRRQGSDNWYMLSMDERRAMMRSHGMIGRQYAGKVKQIITGSVGFDNWEWGVTLFAEDALQFKKLVYEMRFDEVSARFGDFGDFYVGNRLPEEKLQQFLSL, via the coding sequence ATGAGTGAAGCGGCACAAACACTGGAAGGCTGGTATGCACTGCACGATTTTCGTACGATCGATTGGCAAGCCTGGAAGCAGGCTGACGCAAGCCTGCGGAATGCCGCGCTGGGTGAGCTTCAGTCATTTCTTAGCGAATGGCAGGCTGTCGAGGACGCTAAGGCAGGCAGCACCGCTTTTTACTCTATTGTTGGCCAGAAAGCCGATTTTGTCCTTATGCATTTACGTGAAACGCTCGAGGAGCTGAACGCCCTTGAAACGGCATTCAACAAATCCGCCTTCGCGCAGTTTACCTCGCCGGCGCATTCTTATGTCAGCGTTGTTGAGCTGAGCAACTATATGGCGCCGCCCGGCTCCGATCCGATGCAAAACCCCGATATCATTGCACGGCTCAAGCCGGCTCTGCCGAAGTGGAATCATATCTGCTTCTACCCGATGAACAAACGCAGACAGGGCAGCGACAACTGGTACATGCTGAGCATGGACGAGCGCAGGGCAATGATGCGCAGTCATGGGATGATCGGCAGGCAATACGCGGGAAAAGTGAAACAAATCATAACGGGCTCCGTCGGTTTCGACAATTGGGAGTGGGGCGTGACGCTGTTCGCGGAAGATGCGCTGCAGTTCAAGAAGCTTGTCTATGAAATGCGCTTTGACGAGGTGAGCGCACGCTTCGGGGACTTTGGTGATTTCTACGTCGGCAACCGGTTGCCCGAAGAAAAGCTCCAACAGTTCCTGAGCCTGTAA
- a CDS encoding NAD(P)/FAD-dependent oxidoreductase — MSNIPKIVILGAGYGGVLTALRLQKELNYNEADVTLVNKHDYHYITTHLHMPAAGTDKTENARVSISKLIDEFKIDFVKSTVVQIRTQDKKVILEDGTLSYDYLVIGLGGEPETFGIPGMLEHAMNIRSINSVRLIREHIEYQFARYKREPHRTDYLTFVVGGAGFTGIEFVGELADRIPELCKQFDVDPSLVKLYNIEAAPTALPGFDPELVEYAMQVLTKKGVTFRIGTAIKECTADGVIVGDNEEIRAATVIWAAGVRGNRLIEEAGIETMRGRVKVDDTLRVPGHENIYVVGDNSLMFNAEGRPYPPTAQIAMQQGVTCAHNLVASIRNQPLKQFDFKNKGTVASLGKGEAVGIAFGKKYKGAVAALLKKAIDIRYLYIIGGIPLVLRKGKFL; from the coding sequence ATGAGCAACATACCTAAGATTGTAATCCTTGGGGCCGGATACGGCGGTGTGTTAACCGCGCTCCGTCTCCAGAAGGAACTGAACTACAATGAAGCGGACGTTACGCTGGTCAACAAGCACGACTATCACTACATTACGACGCACCTGCATATGCCTGCAGCCGGCACGGACAAGACGGAGAATGCCCGCGTAAGTATCTCCAAACTTATAGACGAGTTCAAGATCGATTTCGTTAAATCGACCGTCGTCCAGATCCGCACACAGGACAAGAAGGTTATTCTTGAAGACGGGACGCTTTCTTATGATTATCTTGTCATTGGACTCGGCGGCGAGCCGGAGACGTTCGGCATTCCGGGCATGCTGGAGCACGCAATGAACATTCGAAGCATTAACTCGGTTCGTCTAATCCGTGAACATATCGAATACCAATTCGCCCGTTACAAAAGGGAGCCTCACCGCACGGACTACCTGACGTTCGTCGTTGGCGGCGCGGGCTTTACCGGGATCGAGTTTGTCGGGGAGCTTGCCGACCGGATTCCGGAGCTTTGCAAACAATTCGACGTCGATCCGTCGCTCGTTAAATTATATAACATTGAAGCGGCACCGACCGCCCTGCCTGGATTCGATCCCGAGCTGGTCGAATATGCGATGCAGGTACTTACAAAGAAAGGCGTCACGTTCCGGATCGGAACTGCCATCAAGGAATGTACGGCGGACGGAGTCATCGTCGGCGACAACGAAGAGATTCGTGCGGCTACGGTTATTTGGGCGGCGGGCGTAAGAGGGAACCGGTTAATCGAGGAAGCGGGCATCGAAACGATGCGCGGACGCGTGAAAGTGGATGATACCCTGCGTGTACCCGGACATGAGAATATATATGTAGTCGGAGACAACTCTCTGATGTTCAATGCGGAAGGCCGTCCGTACCCGCCGACTGCGCAGATAGCGATGCAGCAGGGCGTTACGTGTGCGCACAACCTGGTTGCCTCGATCCGGAACCAACCGCTTAAGCAATTCGATTTCAAGAACAAAGGTACGGTTGCATCGCTCGGTAAAGGCGAAGCGGTCGGTATTGCGTTCGGCAAGAAATATAAAGGCGCTGTTGCGGCACTTCTCAAGAAAGCGATCGATATTCGCTACTTATACATCATTGGCGGGATTCCACTCGTCCTTCGTAAAGGAAAATTCCTGTAA
- a CDS encoding NAD(P)/FAD-dependent oxidoreductase yields MSNSAATENIVDIAIIGGGPAGMFAAFYGGMRQASVKIVESMPQLGGQLAALYPEKYIYDVAGFPKVTAGELVEQLKRQMSHFNPDVRLEEKVRQVIKRDERLFEIVTDKTVHYAKAVIVTAGVGAFEPRRLDLPEAAQYEKTNLHYFISDLNQFKGHHVLVSGGGDSAVDWSLMLEPIAASVTLIHRRDKFRAHEHSVENLMNSKVNVLTPYEITSLSGSDRIEKVILQDVKSKEMKELNVDSVIVNFGFISSLGPISEWGLQIDNGSIVVDSRMETSIPGIFAAGDITTYPGKLKLIAVGFGEAPTAVNNAKVYVDPDAKLSPGHSSNMKL; encoded by the coding sequence GTGTCCAACTCAGCAGCTACAGAAAATATCGTCGATATTGCCATTATCGGCGGTGGCCCCGCAGGGATGTTTGCCGCTTTCTACGGCGGCATGCGTCAAGCTTCGGTAAAGATTGTCGAAAGCATGCCACAGCTCGGCGGCCAGCTCGCCGCGCTTTACCCTGAAAAATATATATATGATGTGGCCGGATTTCCGAAGGTGACGGCGGGGGAGCTCGTGGAGCAGTTAAAAAGGCAAATGAGCCATTTTAACCCCGACGTTCGTCTGGAGGAGAAAGTACGCCAGGTCATCAAACGAGATGAACGCTTGTTTGAAATCGTTACCGATAAAACGGTTCACTATGCCAAGGCGGTGATCGTCACGGCAGGAGTGGGCGCGTTCGAGCCGCGCCGGTTGGATCTACCGGAAGCGGCGCAATATGAGAAAACCAATCTGCATTACTTTATCAGCGATTTAAACCAATTCAAAGGACATCACGTTCTCGTCAGCGGCGGCGGCGACTCCGCTGTCGACTGGTCGCTTATGCTTGAGCCTATTGCGGCGAGTGTGACGCTCATTCACAGACGAGATAAATTCCGGGCGCATGAACACAGCGTAGAGAACCTGATGAACTCAAAGGTAAACGTACTTACGCCTTACGAAATCACTTCGCTCAGCGGCTCGGACCGTATCGAGAAGGTCATTCTGCAGGATGTCAAATCCAAAGAGATGAAAGAATTGAATGTCGATTCGGTTATCGTCAACTTTGGCTTTATATCCTCGCTGGGACCGATTTCCGAGTGGGGTCTTCAAATTGACAACGGATCGATCGTTGTCGACTCACGGATGGAGACGAGTATTCCCGGGATATTCGCCGCCGGCGATATTACCACTTACCCGGGCAAACTGAAGCTAATCGCCGTAGGATTCGGCGAGGCGCCTACTGCCGTCAACAACGCGAAGGTTTACGTCGATCCGGACGCCAAGCTCTCCCCGGGCCACAGCAGCAATATGAAATTATAA
- a CDS encoding sporulation histidine kinase inhibitor Sda: MEMLSDDLLVDAYYSAVQFDLEPEFIKLLAAEMIRRKLNPDTYRITA, translated from the coding sequence ATGGAGATGCTGTCTGATGATCTTCTTGTAGACGCTTATTATTCGGCGGTCCAGTTTGATCTGGAGCCCGAATTCATCAAACTGCTCGCCGCGGAGATGATACGAAGAAAGTTGAACCCGGATACCTATCGTATCACCGCTTGA
- a CDS encoding YheC/YheD family protein, with the protein MGEHQGRQLASKWAKTAVLLSHPQIAPHIPPTRMFSSDNLRSMLNVHGMVVIKPVRGAGGHGVIKVSKGGGGYQYTYYAKARHFAGFGGLYRSLNALRKGRRYLIQKGIRLATIGGRPIDYRVKHVKQADGSWAITAIVGRLARPGLFVTNLCRGGQQLTGSQGISRSISAGAVARKKREMRNLTRLSTHLLESRFPGIGQLGYDFGIDKYGKMWIFEVNTRPQ; encoded by the coding sequence ATGGGTGAACACCAGGGAAGACAACTTGCCAGCAAATGGGCCAAGACTGCTGTGCTGTTATCACATCCGCAAATCGCGCCGCATATTCCGCCGACGCGGATGTTCTCCTCCGATAACTTGCGGAGTATGCTGAATGTGCACGGTATGGTCGTCATTAAGCCTGTTCGCGGAGCGGGCGGCCACGGCGTAATTAAAGTGTCGAAGGGAGGAGGAGGCTACCAATATACCTATTATGCGAAGGCAAGACATTTTGCAGGCTTCGGCGGACTCTACCGATCTCTCAATGCGCTGCGTAAAGGACGCCGGTATTTGATCCAGAAAGGAATACGGCTGGCCACAATCGGGGGAAGGCCGATTGATTACCGGGTGAAGCATGTGAAGCAAGCGGATGGATCATGGGCTATCACGGCTATTGTAGGCAGGCTTGCGCGTCCGGGTTTGTTTGTCACCAACCTGTGCCGCGGCGGGCAGCAATTAACCGGCTCGCAGGGCATAAGCCGATCGATTTCCGCAGGCGCCGTTGCCCGAAAAAAGCGGGAGATGCGGAATTTAACCCGGTTATCCACACATCTGCTCGAAAGCCGGTTTCCGGGAATCGGACAGCTTGGCTATGATTTCGGCATCGACAAGTATGGGAAGATGTGGATTTTTGAAGTGAATACACGGCCGCAATAG
- a CDS encoding histidine kinase, with protein sequence MTIKIIIADDQTLMRDGLQTIVQLEDDMTVAATAENGAEAYELVGVHQPDLVLMEEMVGRRTTELQEAHLQLTESLRDSAEAMTAALVMEERQRIAYTIHDTVGHTLTATIVQMEAAKRLMKIKKFLFLHLTFWFNYNKGTGLHRDQRIRDRFLTTKN encoded by the coding sequence ATGACGATCAAAATCATTATCGCGGACGACCAAACGTTAATGCGGGACGGACTGCAAACGATCGTCCAGCTGGAAGACGACATGACAGTTGCCGCAACGGCCGAGAACGGAGCGGAGGCATATGAGCTGGTCGGTGTCCATCAGCCGGACCTGGTGTTGATGGAGGAGATGGTTGGCCGCCGGACAACCGAGCTCCAGGAAGCTCATCTGCAGCTCACCGAGTCGCTGAGGGACTCGGCGGAAGCGATGACAGCGGCTTTAGTCATGGAAGAAAGGCAGAGAATCGCATATACGATTCACGATACAGTAGGCCACACGCTTACGGCGACGATCGTCCAGATGGAAGCCGCTAAGCGGTTGATGAAAATAAAAAAATTTTTATTTCTTCACCTGACGTTTTGGTTTAACTATAATAAGGGTACCGGATTACATAGAGACCAACGTATCCGTGATCGGTTCCTTACCACTAAAAATTGA